From one Acidobacteriota bacterium genomic stretch:
- a CDS encoding histidine triad nucleotide-binding protein — MKTNDSPVRSSPECLFCRILAGEIPANRVYEDEFCIGFPDINPQAPTHLLIVPKEHIASQAKVLAEHKPLLGHLMSAAADLARAQKLDKGYRVVVNTGDDGGQTVHHLHLHLLGGRHLTWPPG, encoded by the coding sequence ATGAAAACAAACGATAGTCCTGTACGATCTTCTCCTGAGTGTCTGTTTTGTAGGATTCTGGCTGGCGAAATCCCCGCGAACCGCGTCTACGAAGACGAGTTCTGCATCGGGTTCCCGGACATCAATCCGCAGGCCCCCACCCATCTGCTCATCGTCCCGAAAGAACACATCGCATCGCAGGCGAAGGTGCTGGCCGAACATAAGCCTTTGCTGGGACACCTGATGTCTGCCGCCGCGGACCTGGCGCGCGCGCAAAAGCTCGACAAGGGATACCGCGTCGTGGTCAACACCGGTGACGACGGCGGGCAGACGGTTCATCATCTGCACCTGCATCTTCTGGGCGGCCGCCATCTGACCTGGCCACCGGGCTAG
- a CDS encoding peptidase U62, which translates to MKTSLKKLSGVLTIALLLSAPAVKSFAAETDDPVLKAMQAELSREKSQLVLPGMQAPYFIEYRLDDFSSYEAVANYGALTREEEGHQRVVRVTVRVGDYTVDSSTGRGDGSVVLAPQDNDPVALRYALWTATDEAYKNALRAYSTKRAAMERFQSTRQEKDLSVEKPFVHMEPLRSLDLDRAEWKKRIVEASGLYASAPEVRGFANLVQYSTANIRAMVLNRYLVNTEGTALRYSTSGYNNAISVGGQAPDGMRLGRDNGSVAVTAAELESWPAFRKRVIDDLKSLDDLSKAPLVDAEDYHGPVLFSGDAASDVMIRLFVPNVEADRPELGTTARTGGAYTSSYRARVLPEFMSVVDNPLETKFAGRSVLGAYQVDDEGVPAQPVHVVANGKLENYLIGRTPIRDFPASNGHGRAAPGAPAHSRSGVMVFSSNKPLSDSEMNQKLLSMAKDQKRDVYAVETMGGEVPRLLYLVHPDGSRQLVRGASFDELDNRSLRSEIIAAGSAPYVNESLGTVPQTTIVPSLLFGDIGVKRATEEQQKLPYYPPPPIGK; encoded by the coding sequence ATGAAGACCTCACTGAAAAAGCTCTCCGGTGTTTTGACCATTGCGTTGCTGCTCTCCGCACCGGCGGTCAAGAGCTTTGCGGCGGAGACGGACGATCCTGTTCTGAAGGCGATGCAGGCCGAACTCAGCCGCGAGAAGAGCCAGCTCGTATTGCCCGGCATGCAGGCCCCCTACTTCATTGAGTACCGCCTGGACGACTTCTCCAGCTACGAGGCCGTGGCAAACTATGGCGCTCTTACCCGCGAGGAAGAGGGGCATCAGCGTGTTGTCCGAGTCACAGTTCGCGTGGGCGACTACACGGTCGACTCCAGCACAGGGCGCGGCGATGGCAGCGTTGTGCTTGCGCCGCAGGACAACGATCCCGTGGCCCTGCGTTATGCGCTGTGGACAGCGACCGACGAGGCTTACAAAAATGCGCTCCGCGCTTACTCCACCAAGCGCGCGGCGATGGAGAGGTTCCAGTCGACGCGCCAGGAGAAGGACCTCTCCGTGGAGAAGCCCTTCGTTCACATGGAGCCGCTTCGCAGCCTCGATCTCGATCGCGCGGAGTGGAAGAAGCGCATCGTCGAGGCCAGCGGGCTGTATGCCAGTGCGCCGGAGGTTCGCGGTTTCGCCAACCTGGTGCAATACTCCACCGCCAACATTCGCGCCATGGTGTTGAACCGCTATCTCGTCAACACCGAGGGCACGGCGCTGCGCTACAGCACCAGCGGATACAACAACGCCATCAGCGTGGGCGGACAGGCCCCGGACGGCATGCGGCTCGGGCGTGACAACGGCTCCGTTGCCGTCACCGCCGCCGAGCTTGAGAGCTGGCCAGCGTTCCGCAAGCGCGTGATCGATGACCTGAAGAGCCTCGACGACCTCAGCAAAGCGCCGCTGGTTGACGCCGAGGACTACCACGGCCCTGTCCTCTTCTCCGGCGACGCCGCCTCCGATGTGATGATTCGGCTCTTCGTACCGAACGTGGAAGCGGACAGGCCTGAGCTTGGCACGACGGCCCGCACCGGCGGGGCGTATACCTCCAGCTACAGGGCGCGCGTGCTTCCGGAGTTTATGAGCGTCGTCGACAACCCGCTGGAGACGAAGTTTGCCGGACGCTCCGTGCTCGGCGCCTACCAGGTGGACGATGAGGGCGTGCCGGCGCAGCCGGTCCATGTCGTCGCAAACGGCAAGCTGGAGAATTACCTGATCGGCCGCACGCCGATACGGGACTTCCCTGCTTCGAACGGACACGGCCGCGCCGCGCCCGGGGCCCCCGCGCATTCGCGCAGCGGAGTGATGGTCTTCTCGTCGAACAAGCCGCTCTCGGACAGCGAGATGAACCAGAAGCTGCTCAGCATGGCAAAGGACCAGAAGCGCGATGTCTACGCCGTCGAGACGATGGGAGGCGAGGTGCCGCGACTGCTCTATCTTGTCCACCCAGACGGCAGCCGCCAGCTTGTTCGCGGGGCCAGCTTCGACGAGCTTGACAACCGCAGCCTGCGGTCGGAGATCATCGCCGCAGGCAGCGCCCCCTACGTCAACGAGTCGCTGGGCACGGTGCCGCAGACCACCATTGTGCCAAGCCTTTTGTTCGGCGATATCGGTGTGAAGCGCGCGACGGAAGAACAACAGAAGCTGCCCTACTACCCTCCACCGCCCATTGGAAAGTAA
- a CDS encoding radical SAM protein, with amino-acid sequence MAKSAKLAEKALTYGAKAAWAVFDKLNSISPNPSFTPKWSDKPLLKSYQKEKPPLGWPRTTDSLCPKCIPEIRQQIVDGKLPHEILLNEKVGEIKAQIIERDGQILMVKDCPIHGHFEDVMSIDPPMMKHLEDVFPGRDIRAHNDEKLHNHGTSTVTHGRGSVLTIDLTNRCNMMCDPCFMDANQVGFVHELTWDEIKTMLDNAIQIKPRRQMSVQFSGGEPTLSPYFLDAVAYARKVGYNSVQAATNGIEFAKSKEFAKAAAEAGLRYAYLQFDGIGNAANSHRKVGNAFDVKLQAIHNLHEAGVDIVPVTTIVNGINNEQVGRIIEFALDNPKKINFLSFQPVSFTGRDEEISDERRTAQRYTLSHLAHDIRNQTGLGESTRDWFPISFMSTFSDWADLVHGPEHDWGQLSCGCHPNCGIGMALMIDKETKEAVPVTSFLDAVQLAKDVARINDAARGKFLSIVGVSLALLRNYNPSNAPTHFRIMDLLQKFDKCFGATGKNYGKVTGDRTMADIEKRRADRWNFLFIAGMWFQDLFNYDFRRTEQCIIPYATQEGEISFCAYNTGVGWRNIIEKMHMTATLTKWYEEHGRHEIFAGGKKVGIEKQEKYDLVLNESHVNAAANDTFDKSGIAKNAREEKIRARDAKIKQDAENAKMAKLYRKEILKEQEQPGFISLGEIKAAPSPAKVESEETVAGD; translated from the coding sequence ATGGCAAAGTCCGCGAAGTTGGCCGAAAAGGCCCTTACGTATGGAGCAAAGGCTGCATGGGCCGTGTTCGACAAACTGAACTCGATCTCGCCCAACCCGAGCTTTACCCCGAAGTGGAGCGACAAACCCCTCCTGAAGTCCTACCAGAAAGAGAAGCCCCCGCTGGGCTGGCCGCGTACCACCGACTCGCTGTGCCCCAAGTGCATCCCTGAGATCCGTCAGCAGATCGTCGACGGCAAGCTGCCCCACGAGATTCTTCTGAACGAGAAGGTCGGCGAGATCAAGGCCCAGATCATCGAGCGCGACGGCCAGATCCTGATGGTCAAGGACTGCCCGATCCACGGCCACTTCGAGGATGTCATGTCCATCGACCCGCCGATGATGAAGCACCTCGAAGATGTCTTCCCCGGCCGCGACATCCGCGCCCACAACGACGAGAAGCTCCACAACCACGGCACGTCCACCGTGACGCACGGCCGCGGCTCGGTTCTGACGATCGACCTGACCAACCGCTGCAACATGATGTGCGACCCCTGCTTCATGGACGCCAACCAGGTCGGCTTCGTGCATGAGCTGACGTGGGACGAGATCAAGACCATGCTCGACAACGCGATCCAGATCAAGCCGCGTCGTCAGATGAGCGTACAGTTCTCGGGCGGCGAGCCCACGCTCTCGCCCTACTTCCTCGACGCCGTCGCCTACGCCCGCAAGGTCGGTTACAACTCGGTGCAGGCCGCGACCAACGGCATCGAGTTCGCGAAGTCGAAGGAGTTCGCCAAGGCCGCCGCTGAGGCCGGTCTGCGCTACGCCTACCTCCAGTTCGACGGTATCGGCAACGCCGCCAACTCGCACCGCAAGGTCGGCAACGCGTTCGACGTGAAGCTCCAGGCGATCCACAACCTGCACGAGGCCGGCGTCGACATCGTTCCCGTCACGACGATCGTCAACGGCATCAACAACGAGCAGGTCGGCCGCATCATCGAGTTCGCGCTCGACAACCCGAAGAAGATCAACTTCCTTTCGTTCCAGCCGGTATCGTTCACTGGCCGCGACGAAGAGATCTCGGACGAGCGCCGCACGGCGCAGCGCTACACGCTGTCGCACCTCGCGCACGACATCCGCAACCAGACCGGCCTCGGCGAATCCACACGCGACTGGTTCCCGATCTCCTTCATGTCCACCTTCAGCGACTGGGCCGACCTCGTACACGGACCGGAGCATGACTGGGGCCAGCTCTCCTGCGGCTGCCACCCGAACTGCGGTATCGGCATGGCGCTGATGATCGACAAGGAGACCAAGGAAGCGGTTCCGGTCACCAGCTTCCTCGACGCTGTGCAGCTCGCCAAGGACGTCGCTCGCATCAACGACGCCGCCCGCGGCAAGTTCCTGTCCATCGTCGGCGTCTCGCTCGCGCTTCTTCGCAACTACAACCCCTCGAACGCCCCGACGCACTTCCGCATCATGGACCTGCTGCAGAAGTTCGACAAGTGCTTCGGCGCCACCGGCAAGAACTACGGCAAGGTGACCGGGGACCGCACCATGGCCGACATCGAGAAGCGCCGCGCCGACCGCTGGAACTTCCTCTTCATCGCCGGCATGTGGTTCCAGGACCTGTTCAACTACGACTTCCGCCGCACCGAACAGTGCATCATCCCCTACGCCACGCAGGAAGGCGAGATCAGCTTCTGCGCTTACAACACCGGCGTGGGCTGGAGGAACATCATCGAGAAGATGCACATGACCGCCACCCTCACCAAGTGGTACGAGGAGCACGGCCGTCATGAGATCTTCGCCGGCGGCAAGAAGGTCGGTATCGAGAAGCAGGAGAAGTACGACCTGGTGCTGAATGAGTCCCACGTCAACGCCGCTGCCAACGACACCTTCGACAAGAGCGGCATCGCCAAGAACGCCCGCGAGGAGAAAATCCGGGCGCGCGACGCGAAGATCAAGCAGGACGCGGAAAACGCGAAGATGGCCAAGCTCTATCGCAAGGAGATCCTCAAGGAGCAGGAGCAGCCCGGCTTCATCTCCCTCGGCGAGATCAAGGCAGCCCCCTCACCCGCGAAGGTTGAGTCGGAAGAGACCGTCGCCGGAGACTAA
- a CDS encoding DUF2264 domain-containing protein yields MSFGQTASTGRRAFLKSALAAGAASTIPAASIGQPPVSASSDDRSYWLEVVQRISHPVLEAVGGGQLRALMPVEAVAGVVEDRKKSTHLEAFGRLVTGLAPWLESSTEGKEAGLQAKYREWTRNGIRYGTDPQSADYMNFGMTPQSVVDAAFLVLGILRAPKQLWEPLDAATKANVIKALEATRQILPGQSNWLLFSAMIEAGLYFMGARWDAMRVDYALEMHKEWYMGDGTYGDGKSFHWDYYNSFVIQPMLMKVLETVPARSAMWTALKPVVFERAQRYAAIQERMISPEGTFPAIGRSLTYRFGAFHLLSDISLRRQLPEGVTPEQVRCALTAVMRRMVERPGTFDTKGWLTIGFAGHQPGLGETYISTGSLYLCSAAWLPLGLPTSDSFWSGSSRPWTEVKVWSGQNMKTDHALPS; encoded by the coding sequence ATGTCTTTTGGACAGACTGCAAGCACTGGAAGGCGAGCTTTCTTGAAGAGCGCACTGGCTGCAGGCGCTGCAAGCACGATACCGGCGGCGTCCATTGGCCAACCCCCTGTTTCCGCCAGTAGCGACGATCGTTCGTATTGGCTCGAAGTAGTCCAACGCATATCACACCCTGTCCTTGAGGCCGTTGGAGGGGGACAGTTACGGGCACTGATGCCGGTTGAAGCAGTTGCCGGCGTTGTGGAGGACCGGAAAAAATCGACGCATCTTGAGGCATTCGGCCGCCTTGTAACCGGCCTTGCACCCTGGCTGGAGAGCTCGACCGAAGGCAAGGAGGCCGGGCTCCAAGCAAAGTATCGCGAGTGGACGCGCAATGGGATCCGTTACGGCACCGATCCGCAGTCGGCCGATTACATGAACTTCGGCATGACACCGCAGTCGGTGGTGGATGCTGCGTTTCTTGTGCTTGGCATTTTGCGCGCGCCAAAACAGTTGTGGGAACCACTGGATGCTGCGACAAAGGCAAATGTGATTAAGGCGCTTGAGGCCACGCGGCAGATCCTTCCGGGGCAGTCGAACTGGCTTCTATTCTCGGCGATGATTGAGGCCGGGCTCTACTTCATGGGAGCGCGGTGGGATGCCATGCGGGTGGACTACGCCCTTGAGATGCACAAAGAGTGGTACATGGGCGATGGAACTTATGGCGATGGCAAGAGCTTCCACTGGGACTACTACAACAGCTTTGTGATTCAACCCATGCTGATGAAGGTTCTGGAGACTGTTCCAGCCAGAAGTGCAATGTGGACTGCGCTAAAGCCTGTCGTTTTTGAACGCGCACAGAGGTACGCGGCGATCCAGGAGAGAATGATCAGCCCTGAAGGCACCTTTCCTGCGATCGGACGCTCGCTGACATATCGTTTTGGCGCCTTCCACCTGCTGAGCGATATCAGCCTGCGACGACAACTGCCCGAGGGAGTGACTCCCGAACAGGTGCGATGTGCGCTGACTGCCGTGATGCGTCGCATGGTCGAGCGGCCAGGGACATTCGATACAAAGGGTTGGCTCACGATTGGCTTTGCGGGACATCAACCAGGATTGGGCGAGACATATATCTCAACCGGAAGCCTTTATCTGTGTTCGGCGGCATGGCTTCCGCTCGGGCTTCCCACGAGCGACAGCTTCTGGTCAGGCTCGTCTCGACCATGGACCGAGGTGAAGGTGTGGAGCGGTCAGAATATGAAGACCGATCATGCCCTACCCTCTTAG
- a CDS encoding M48 family metallopeptidase, with the protein MRVQTIAVLFLLLVTALVPVALHAQASVPQSASADHVQTPANAKPAYSLPPEKLARAIAYSRIRVVLNFLGSGWGILQLVLLLTLGVIARMRNFAVGLSTNRWIQGFAFLFLLLAASTLLDLPLDIYAHHAAVVYGQSVQGWASWAWDATKNLLLVFVFGGLLVMLFFWVVRKSPTRWWFWFWIPAMLFVLLSVFVAPVLIDPLFNKFEPLVTTNPALVDRLEQVVARGGVQIPPERMFLMKASEKVTSLNAYVTGYGASKRVVVWDNTIAKATPDEISFIFGHELGHYVLNHIPATLLFLGALLLVEFYLGYRGIRWLIARYGRAWGVTSQNDWGALAVLLLVLSVLSFFSEPIVNGYSRMHEHEADIYGQEAIHGIVADPQATAQQAFQLLGEVSLTDPNPKPFVEFWMFSHPSVSSRAAFAAAYNPWAPGQRPKFFDK; encoded by the coding sequence ATGCGCGTTCAAACAATTGCTGTTCTGTTTCTGTTGCTGGTCACTGCCCTTGTCCCCGTTGCCCTTCATGCCCAGGCCAGCGTGCCGCAGAGTGCCTCTGCGGACCATGTGCAGACCCCAGCCAACGCCAAACCCGCCTACTCGCTCCCGCCGGAGAAGCTGGCGCGCGCGATTGCCTACTCGCGGATTCGCGTAGTCCTCAACTTTCTGGGCAGTGGCTGGGGGATCCTACAGCTAGTGCTGCTGCTGACGCTCGGCGTCATCGCGCGTATGCGCAACTTCGCCGTAGGCCTCAGCACGAACCGCTGGATTCAGGGCTTTGCCTTTCTGTTCCTGCTGCTCGCGGCCAGCACGCTGCTCGATCTGCCGCTGGACATCTACGCCCATCATGCGGCGGTGGTGTACGGGCAGTCGGTGCAGGGGTGGGCAAGCTGGGCCTGGGACGCGACGAAGAACCTCCTGCTCGTTTTTGTCTTCGGCGGGCTGTTGGTGATGCTGTTCTTCTGGGTGGTCCGCAAATCGCCAACGCGTTGGTGGTTCTGGTTCTGGATACCCGCGATGTTGTTTGTGCTGTTGTCGGTCTTCGTCGCCCCGGTGCTGATCGACCCGCTGTTCAACAAATTCGAGCCTCTGGTAACCACCAATCCGGCGCTGGTCGACCGGCTGGAGCAGGTGGTCGCGCGCGGCGGCGTACAGATTCCTCCCGAGCGCATGTTCCTGATGAAGGCGAGCGAGAAAGTTACGTCGCTGAACGCCTACGTCACCGGGTACGGCGCGTCGAAGCGGGTTGTGGTGTGGGACAACACGATTGCTAAAGCCACCCCCGACGAGATCAGCTTCATCTTCGGCCACGAGCTTGGCCACTATGTGCTGAACCACATCCCGGCAACCCTGCTCTTTCTCGGAGCGCTTCTGCTGGTCGAGTTCTACCTCGGATACCGCGGCATCCGGTGGCTGATTGCGCGCTACGGCCGGGCATGGGGTGTCACTTCGCAGAACGACTGGGGTGCTCTCGCGGTTCTGCTACTTGTCCTCTCCGTGCTCTCGTTCTTCTCAGAGCCTATCGTCAATGGCTACAGTCGCATGCACGAGCACGAAGCCGATATCTATGGACAGGAGGCAATTCACGGTATCGTCGCCGATCCGCAGGCCACGGCGCAGCAGGCATTCCAGTTGCTGGGCGAGGTCTCGCTCACTGATCCCAATCCGAAACCGTTCGTCGAATTCTGGATGTTCAGTCATCCGTCCGTCTCAAGCCGCGCGGCCTTTGCGGCAGCGTACAACCCCTGGGCGCCAGGCCAGCGTCCTAAATTCTTCGATAAGTGA
- a CDS encoding septal ring lytic transglycosylase RlpA family protein encodes MNRRLTFAVLVSALALAASGCHKKRVQAHRPPPPPFARQGSGTYSARNPGSSTAPSLGQPRPAPLPPNLQEKPALVETGLASWYGPPYAGRKGADGTVYDQNAMTAAHLTLPLGSMARVTNLTTNQSAIVKITDRGPFVRGRIIDLSLAAAKATGLYRMGVAKVRVEAWTPMPSTSPTAIPGGRWCVQVGAFQNEKDALKLKSQMMRRYTTAKVIEFPGPTGHWVRINPARPDKANATEVAESIHVTDAQPYLVRTD; translated from the coding sequence GTGAATCGCCGCCTCACCTTCGCCGTGCTGGTCTCGGCGCTTGCGCTGGCGGCGAGCGGCTGCCACAAGAAGAGAGTGCAGGCGCACCGTCCGCCGCCGCCTCCGTTTGCCAGGCAGGGTTCGGGGACATACTCGGCGCGCAACCCTGGCTCTTCGACCGCGCCATCGCTCGGGCAGCCGCGTCCCGCGCCGCTGCCTCCCAATCTTCAGGAGAAGCCCGCGCTGGTGGAGACTGGACTCGCGAGCTGGTACGGGCCGCCATACGCCGGTCGCAAGGGTGCCGACGGCACGGTCTACGACCAGAACGCAATGACCGCAGCGCATCTGACTCTGCCGCTGGGTTCGATGGCGCGGGTGACGAACCTGACGACGAACCAGTCCGCGATCGTGAAGATCACTGATCGCGGCCCCTTCGTGCGCGGACGCATCATCGACCTCTCGCTCGCGGCGGCCAAGGCGACGGGGCTCTATCGCATGGGTGTTGCCAAAGTGCGCGTCGAGGCCTGGACGCCCATGCCGAGCACAAGCCCCACCGCAATCCCCGGCGGGCGCTGGTGCGTGCAGGTGGGCGCGTTTCAAAATGAGAAGGACGCGCTCAAGCTGAAGAGCCAGATGATGCGCCGCTACACGACCGCGAAGGTGATCGAGTTCCCCGGACCTACGGGGCACTGGGTCCGCATCAACCCCGCGCGCCCCGACAAGGCGAACGCAACCGAGGTTGCCGAGAGCATTCATGTGACGGACGCGCAGCCGTATCTCGTTCGAACGGACTAA
- a CDS encoding response regulator, producing the protein MDSEQNMPEVQSHQGSSAAAISDGEPQYAGGQPGHGMGQSKSSRRRRRKRKSKAGDGVQPQADAGQGGQVPGLQASPQPQGSQPSSGQPFQGGQQQQGNGSGGKRWKKKFRDRDRQRSQGPGNDFAGNRDTHQPGNNAYKRSKGGGGKQQRGPRSFVGPMDHSYREVNGNFADAPPSTIETGNVRRSNNHGGRNLHVSDSQPIDYSQGRAIPIPEDAPTKIFFFIEDLFFTAKINETSRKLGVKVAFVKNDKDVIAQLTGDEEDRPGLIVFDLNNANAKPLTLIPKLKSKLKRGTSIIGFLSHLQGDLKAKAVEAGCDTVMPRAAFSQNLPNLLRRYGTAEEDDNNYNQ; encoded by the coding sequence ATGGATTCAGAGCAGAATATGCCCGAGGTGCAGTCGCACCAGGGTTCCTCAGCGGCCGCCATCTCCGATGGAGAACCGCAGTATGCAGGTGGCCAGCCCGGCCACGGCATGGGCCAGTCCAAGAGCAGCCGTCGCAGACGGCGGAAACGCAAGAGCAAAGCGGGAGATGGCGTTCAGCCCCAGGCCGACGCCGGCCAGGGCGGCCAGGTTCCCGGACTACAGGCTTCACCCCAGCCCCAGGGATCTCAGCCGTCTTCCGGCCAGCCGTTTCAGGGCGGCCAGCAGCAACAGGGCAACGGCAGCGGCGGAAAGCGCTGGAAGAAGAAGTTCCGCGACCGCGACCGGCAACGCTCCCAGGGCCCGGGCAATGATTTCGCCGGAAACCGCGACACGCATCAGCCCGGCAATAACGCCTACAAGCGCTCCAAGGGCGGCGGCGGCAAACAGCAGCGAGGGCCTCGCAGCTTCGTGGGACCAATGGACCATAGCTACCGCGAGGTGAACGGCAACTTTGCCGATGCCCCGCCTTCAACCATAGAGACCGGCAACGTTCGCCGCTCGAATAACCACGGGGGAAGGAACCTGCACGTCAGCGACTCCCAGCCGATCGACTACTCGCAGGGTCGCGCCATTCCGATTCCTGAAGACGCACCGACAAAGATCTTCTTCTTTATCGAAGACCTGTTCTTCACGGCCAAGATCAATGAGACCTCGCGCAAACTCGGCGTGAAGGTCGCCTTCGTGAAGAACGACAAGGACGTCATCGCGCAGCTTACCGGCGACGAAGAAGACCGTCCCGGCCTGATCGTCTTCGATCTGAACAATGCGAACGCCAAGCCACTGACGCTGATCCCGAAACTGAAATCGAAGCTGAAGCGCGGGACCTCAATTATCGGCTTCCTGTCGCATCTACAGGGTGATTTGAAGGCCAAGGCTGTCGAGGCCGGATGCGATACGGTGATGCCGCGCGCGGCCTTCTCGCAGAACCTGCCCAACCTGCTTCGCCGCTACGGCACAGCCGAAGAGGACGACAACAACTACAACCAGTAG
- a CDS encoding peptidase U62 yields MTRFRSVTSRAAAFALGVLLLHPYAPAESKPQANAALLDAMSAELDRAKTSLGSSDADKQPKPYFLSYSVSDSDSFNMTAQYGAIALQNRSRRRTADVQLRIGTTDEDNTHGDHRASALTTIPLPLTDDREAIERSLWFATNRGYAKALDSFTKVKTEQQVRAKEEDASADFSSEQPKSDILPASSPLSIDQAAWQKRLREISGLFRQYPEIFFDSVIVQSSTETAYFVSSEGARIATPNQVARLVIVARTRAADGMDLFRAETFEADSLAHLPEQKAVIEKTTAMAKNLVALRTAPITEPFNGPAILSGRASAVFFHEVLGHRLEGQRQRGDDEGQTFTKLLGKQILPSFMSVSDDPTLKTFDGQSLSGHYSYDDEGQPARRVDLIKDGVLETFLMSRLPIASFAHSNGHGRAEVGRMPTGRQGNLIVSSTKTVSDKELRQMLIDEAKKQGKAYGLYFEDISSGFAVTTRRSPQAFQVIPLVVYRVFVDGRPDELVRGVSIVGTPQAALNRIVATDNRQEIFNGICGAESGSIPVSAVAPAMLVREIETQRQAQGNARPPILPPPPVDGKEKQ; encoded by the coding sequence ATGACACGATTTCGTTCTGTTACCTCCCGGGCCGCGGCCTTCGCCCTGGGAGTCCTCCTTCTCCATCCCTATGCCCCGGCCGAGTCAAAACCGCAGGCGAACGCCGCCCTGCTGGACGCCATGAGCGCCGAGCTTGATCGCGCCAAAACGTCCCTGGGGTCGTCAGACGCGGACAAACAGCCGAAGCCCTACTTCCTGAGCTACAGCGTCTCAGACTCCGACAGCTTCAACATGACGGCGCAATACGGCGCTATCGCGCTTCAGAACCGCAGCCGCCGACGCACAGCCGACGTGCAGCTTCGCATCGGGACAACGGACGAGGACAACACGCATGGCGACCATCGCGCCAGCGCGCTCACCACCATCCCCCTGCCGCTCACCGACGACCGCGAGGCCATCGAGCGCAGCCTGTGGTTCGCCACCAATCGCGGCTACGCCAAAGCACTCGACAGTTTCACGAAGGTAAAGACCGAGCAGCAGGTCCGCGCAAAAGAAGAAGACGCTTCGGCCGACTTCTCGAGCGAGCAGCCGAAGTCGGACATTCTTCCGGCATCGTCCCCGCTGAGCATCGACCAGGCCGCCTGGCAGAAACGTCTGCGCGAGATCTCCGGCCTCTTCCGGCAGTATCCGGAGATATTCTTCGACAGCGTCATCGTGCAATCGTCGACGGAGACGGCCTACTTCGTCTCGTCGGAGGGCGCAAGAATTGCGACCCCCAATCAGGTAGCGCGGCTCGTCATCGTGGCGCGAACCCGTGCCGCCGACGGCATGGACCTGTTCCGCGCCGAGACCTTCGAAGCCGATTCACTGGCGCACCTGCCCGAGCAGAAAGCCGTCATCGAGAAGACGACGGCGATGGCGAAGAACCTTGTCGCGCTGCGCACAGCCCCGATCACCGAACCCTTCAACGGCCCCGCGATCCTCAGCGGGCGGGCATCGGCCGTCTTCTTTCACGAGGTGCTGGGCCACCGGCTCGAGGGCCAGCGCCAGCGCGGCGACGACGAAGGGCAGACCTTCACCAAGTTGCTGGGCAAGCAGATTCTGCCCAGCTTCATGAGCGTCAGCGACGACCCCACCTTAAAGACATTCGATGGCCAGTCGCTGAGCGGCCACTACAGCTACGACGACGAGGGACAGCCTGCCCGCCGCGTCGACCTCATCAAGGACGGTGTGCTGGAGACCTTCCTGATGTCGCGGCTGCCGATCGCCAGCTTTGCGCACTCCAACGGCCACGGCCGCGCCGAAGTTGGCCGCATGCCTACCGGGCGTCAGGGCAACCTGATTGTCAGCTCCACCAAAACCGTCAGCGATAAAGAGCTGCGCCAGATGCTGATCGACGAGGCCAAGAAGCAGGGCAAGGCCTACGGACTCTACTTTGAAGACATCTCGTCGGGCTTCGCTGTCACCACGCGGCGATCGCCGCAGGCCTTCCAGGTCATCCCGCTGGTGGTGTACCGGGTCTTCGTCGATGGCCGTCCGGACGAGCTGGTGCGCGGCGTCTCCATCGTTGGGACTCCGCAGGCCGCCTTGAACCGCATCGTCGCGACGGACAACCGTCAGGAGATCTTCAACGGCATCTGCGGTGCGGAGTCGGGGAGCATTCCGGTCAGTGCCGTGGCTCCCGCCATGCTGGTACGCGAGATCGAAACGCAGCGGCAGGCGCAGGGCAATGCGCGTCCGCCGATCCTTCCCCCACCGCCTGTCGATGGAAAGGAGAAGCAATAA